TATCTATGTGacttatgattttataaattttgtaattaattaatctttGTATGGTATATTATGGCGTTAGCTAGGCTTAGGTTGGCGGGTCAACCCGATCCGCTAAGCCACGGCGGGTCGAcacttttttcaaaaactcaagCTGGCTAGTGGAAGATTTTACCTTCAAAGAAACGTTGAGGCAAACCTATCCGGCTTGAAAGTCGCGGGATCATTCCACAGCTGAGGAAATCTGTGTAGCCCACAGCTTCACCAATAGCATAGTGCCTCATGGCATGTTTTAATTTTGCGTCTTCCTTCCTCTAGGATTTGAGATtacaacagaagaagaagatgtggcTCAAATTCAGTATCTTCTTCATTGATAAAGAATACTTAGATAGTCTTAGACGTGGGGTTTAAAAAACATCACAAACTCAATCTTGGATTGAACAGACCGACACATTCTAACATTGTCGGAAATTTACAGtagatttatttatatgttcataAACATATAACTAATTTCAAAACTTCACAAACTCAGTCTTAAATTGAACAGACCGTAACACGTTAACAACCATCAACATTGTCGGAAATTTACAGTCGagttatttattgtttttactaCGGGATCCTTACAGAAAGTCATAAAATCAAGCTCCCTCGTGGAAGATTTTACCAACAGAGGCACGTGCTCTGCACATGGCTTCCAGAGGCTTGGCTTTAGGCATTGTACCACCTTTGCCTTCACTCATATCCACTTTCTCTTCTCCAATCCTCTCCCATTCCAAACACTGAATCAATGACCCAAGAGTCAGGTTTATTAGCCGATGAGCCAGTCCTGAACCAGGACACGCTCTTCTTCCTAACCCAAACGGCATTAGCTTCTGAGATTCTCCTTCTTTCTCGAACCTCTCTGGCTTAAAACTCGTGGGGTCCTCCCATAGCTGTGGATCTCTGTGTATAGCCCATGCGCTGGTCAATAGTATCGTCCCACTAGGCATGTCGTATGCCCCTACTTTACAATCTTCCGAGGCCACGTGAGGAAGCAGCATGGGGACGGAAGGATACAGGCGTAACGTCTCAGACACAATGTTCTGAAGATACGGCAGATTGGAGATGTCTGACTCGTCTATAAGCCTGTCTAAACCCACCTTACAATCAATCTCATCTCTCGCCTTTTTCAATACATCCGGATGGTTCAACAAGTTCGACAAAGCCCATTCTAATGTCACCGCTGATGTATCAGTCCCCGCTAGTATCAAGGCCTGCATGCAAATTACACACATACACAAGACTAAACTTACGAGTTCCATACCAAAACAAAATGTGACAAAATTATTTAACGAGCTGAGTCAACAAactcatttttatgttttaccaacacaaaaaaaaaaacttaaaacatataatataagttGTGTTAAAAAACTTATAGcctaaatctaaaatatataacagataaataaataatttgttacTGACTAGCCTGATTAATCCGAACGGTTTTATACATGCTCCTAGTTATCGTCTATAACTAATCTCGAAAATTACTTTTCGCATATGTACTAATAATTTTCTACAAAATCCCTAGTTACAGTAGCAAGTTTTGGGATACTTACAACCATGTTTCCTTTGATGATGCGATCAGTGAAGTAATCAGGCTGCGTTTCTTGCAGAGAAAGCAAGTGATCGACCATCGTGTTGCCCTTCTCCTTAGCGTCTCGTTTCTCATCGACCAACCCTTGCAAGAACTCGTCCAATCTACTCGCCAGCTTCATGGCACGTTTCTCGTAATCTGAAACCCAACGCAAGAACGGTAAGTAATCAACAGCGTTTCCAGCGCCAGCTAGAGCCACCACATCCGCAATAAGCTGCCTGACTCTTTTAGCCTCTGGATCCTCCTCAACACCGTCGCCGTAGTAACGTTTTCCAGCCACCATTCTGATGATATTGTTGAATGTCAAGTCAGATAACATTGACTTCATCTCCACCTTCGCATATTCctacataataaaatttattatatatctttATGTTAAATCGATAACACAGCCCAATAACGCAATGATGAAACTAGATTCAGAGCTCACACCTAACTGAAAATTatgtttcttaatattttaatattaacaaaattagAGTGGCCAATCCAAATAGTTCTATTTGAATTATATGATATAACGtaatcactcaaattatccagaaattatttgaaaaaaaaactaaacagaaccaaactaaaccgaatctttttaaaaaaatattagcaagtttctaatatttttattagaatcaAACCAAACACTTAAAAGAACTGATCTGAAACCAAACTAAACTCGATAATGAAGTTACACAGAGCTCACTCACTTGTGAAAAGTTTCTGGAGAGACGTAGTATCAACCGCCTGATCTCATCCTTACGGATAGACAAGAAGCTGTTGAGCCGATGATTGGAGAATATCTCGAGGGAGCCGATGCGGCGGAGGTTGCGCCAGTGGTCTCCGTACGAAGCTGCGATCACGGTTGTGTAGTCATACGCGACGTGCTTGGCGAGGATGAAGTTTGGGCGGTTCGCTAGGACGACGTCGTTCTTGGTGAAGCACTCCTCGGCGATGGAGTGTGAGGAGTTCACGAAAACGAGTCGGTTACCGAGGCGGAGGGAGAAGATGGGAGCGTCGCCTAGAGATTGAGATATGGAGAGGAAAGTTCGGTGGATCGGCGGTTTGAGGAGGCGGAGGTGACCGATCACCGGCAACGACCATGGCGGAGAGGGAGGGAGGTTAGGGTGTCGCTTGAGTTTTCCGATCAAGAATCTGAGTGTGAGAACTATGAAGAGAACTGTGAAAATTAGGGCTTTGGTTTCCATTGTTTGGTTCTCTTCCCCTTGAAGAGATTTTTGGTTTTGTCGAAATCTTCGTGaggattaataaataaatagactGGAAAAGACAGAAGCCTAATTTGATTTTAGTTTGACTTTTTGACTCCTTGACCAAACTCTTTTTTCTTGCATTGTCACATTATTGTTAACACATGTCGTATTATGAACGAGGGAAGATTTCGATTTGGATTCAATCTTGTACTAGTCACACTCGTAGTCTTCACGAAACTTGGAAAATTCTTGTAGAAGTGTATGTTCCAATGTGATCCCCTCTAGGACAGAGGATCGTGAAGTTGGCGTTAGGATCGTTGGTTCAGTAAGTGCTTCGGTTGGAAAAGTCAATGGCGTCGGCGAGAAGATAGACGTGACGTCAGCTCAGAATGACAAGAATGACGTCAAGCTCCTTTAGTGGAACGGTTTCTGAACGTGGGAGTTAAGAAAAACAGCTTTTAGTGATCAAGAAGCTGATTCCATGACTTGTACTGAGTGATAGAGTCACTGCGTTTTTATTCTTCGTATTAAAAAACATCATCAAATCTACTCTAACTCATGATGTTGTTTATGTATTTCtgactaaaaactaaaaacccaTGTTAAGAATGCTTAGTAAATATATTACTTCAAATAAATTCTCCTTGAGAGTTTAGCAGAGACAATGGCCATAATCGTGACCGTAGGGACGAACATCAGGTATGAGTTTGATTAATTTTAACTGAGGAATATTCTCTCCTGCTCTCTTAGCTGCCATAGCCGCCGGCGGAGATACTACTATTCCGGTGATCATAGTGACGTCATCAAATTTACTTggctttattttctttaaaatcaacTCTATGAacactttttttcttctcttcctcgtCTTTAGCTTCCTTCCACCGTGTGAAACAAGCCTAGTTATAAGCTACTTTGCGTGATTTTGATCGAGAAAATAACTTCTTGCCTTTAATTCGTCCGGGGTCAGAAAATCGAAGTGTCGGCCTGGTAAGGCCGAGTTGAAGTTGCTACACTTACGATAGATCAACATAGTTATGTAAAAGATGTACATAAAAAAAAGACTAATTCCAGAGTTTGTGACCAATTATTATACGTACCAACTGTTCATACGGAACTAGTATTATTTGATTAGGACTTAGAAGGACAATTCTTACTTAAAGATGTCTAAAACAGCAACGTGAAAGTCGTCGAAGTTGTTGATAGCTTTTTCGGTGAATTGTTTGTAGAGTGCATCACCATATTCATCATCTGCGTCGGTGGTACCCCTACgtcaaataatattaaatatatataaatcatttctTACCTAAGAAATAGAaggaaatatatttaaatatatataaagatattaaatataataaaatcgTTAATTGCTAGTTAAAGAAAATTGCAAAACCTTTGCCGAGAAAGCCCATTGAACCTCCCATAATGTCTacaagttagaaaaaaaatcaaattgtaTGTTTATGCATATTTGTATTGATATGGAGCCTGGAGGAATCAGATGCTTGGCTTGGTGGGTTTGAGTCTTTGCAAAGCCAAGAATATCGAAATCTCATACACTATACCTTGGTTTAAGTATAACTTGCGCTTCCTAAAAGGTTAACAATTACAATATAAGATCTTTTTAGCCTTtgatttatacattttattttggaTTATAGATCGAGGCAATGTTGTGACTGATAATAACTAGATTATTTTCTAGTTTATATTAATTACTTATCAGATTTATATAACAGCTTAACTTAATTTGAAAATGAAACTTTTGTTCAGATTCAAAAAACCTTCCAACAGTGTAACTAATTTATCCAATGACAAACTtaataacaaaaacaacaacaacaacagaaaTCATTTTCCTAAAAGATGTTCTCTTTAGtcgtttgtttatgtttttgaaattaTCTTTGCTTTATATTTGCGTTTGCGTACTTTCTACGAATCTAGTTCATTTCTTCAAATTAGACTTTTAATAAAAGTACCGGGGAATGACTTGTACTCCTCATCCTCCTCTCTTTTGTAAGTTAGTAttggaaaacaaataaaaagttgCAATTTTCTTTTATACGAAATTTTCTCCATAGCTGATATATACTATAGAACTACGTACGTTATGCGAGGACTTCAATATTTCTGTAAGATGATAGTTTTATAGAGATCCTGCAGTTTGTTTGGTTGAAAATGTTTAAATGAGCTTCTTAGCATAGTGAAATGTACATGAGGATTGCACATTTCGCATATtactttataatttaatttgaaatacTCTGATTAAAGAAAAGCAGCTAGACTATTGCTTAGTCTTTTGTATTTAGCTAGAGACTAACAAGCCATGcttactatttaaaatttaacaaattaaTTCTTTTAGAAACAAGACAAAAATAAGAATCTAACTACTTAGATatacacaacaacaaaacaacaTTGTATATTATAACAACCTGTCCAGTAATAAATGTAAGACATTCATTTATAGCAACTTGGCCACTCAAGTTAATTACTTGACAGGTATGAGGTATGGATCAAATTAATATTACCAACTATACCTTAAAGTAAAACATATGATCCAACTTAGTAGCTGACAATTTCATTTTCTCATAAATTGTACCTCCAACTGTTAATCCATTTTGAAAGTTTAAAGAGGTAAGTAATCGTAAATTTGAGATTAATTGGTTTAATAAATTGTCCATCAGAAGAAACTAACCAAAACATTAGCGTGTAAACCAAATCGTGCGTATATACGTATATGAAAACAAGAACTTGATTGAAAAAAACTTTAATGAATGGAGGCATCTTTAAATCTGATCAATTTATTAAGTTAATGGgaacaaaaaaaggaaattacatttaatctctGCAATCATTCGAAATTTGCTTAACAAATTTACACTTATTAAAACGTTAATGGATGCAAGTGAATGAAGTCAAGAACCGACACCTTCCTTACTAGATCTGTCTCTGCGTCCACATAACTAATAGTAGCAGGCAAACTGTTTGTAACCTTGGTAAATACAATAGATTTTTAGAATCCCGTTTTCATCTACTGCATGTTACACATGCCAAAACCAATAAAATTAACAATTACTGTTTATATCACATAGTATGAGCtcttcaaccaaaaaaaaaaaaaataactagtaTAAACGTTCATACTAACATTTATTGGTAgggttttttcaaaaaaaaaaacatttattggTAGGGTTACTATCCAGTGGTACTGGTTCGCTTGTTTTTCATAGAGTTAACATTATTACACCATGATTAATCAAGGGTTCTTCCGGTGCAGGTTTTAGCGAAATATAAGAATTCGTTTCTTAactattaactaaaaaaattaaaaaccggttattaattaaaaattaagagacggtttcttatattccaGTAATAACTTTACTCTACAATATTCCCCTAATAACTTTACCCTAAAAATTTTCGATTGATCATGCTCTTCCGTGGACTGAGAGGGCAAGTTCACAAATCACAATTCAATATTATTAATCTTGAATCAAATTGTGTATGTGTCCTTTTCAGTGAAGAAATAGGACCCATCACTAAAGACCATTGTCTGTTAAAACAAGAACAATCATCTGTCATAACAAGTAACAGTATCATCAGATTCATCACTGACAGATCtgagttttattttcttctcagtaaataaaaattattattttcacacaaataaaaataaaaacaaacggtataatcaatgaaataatactCATTACTCAAAtgtgaaaaagaaagagataatcGTAGAGTTAAAAGAACAAACTAAAGAACTAAGggagaaaaaataaatacaaataactTAAAAGACCATAACGAGAACGGCACAGGCGGTTGCAGCCGCTCCCACCGCTACATTCCGCAACATTCTTGTGCTCTCTGCTCCGCTCTGCATTAATAAtttcatacaaataaaaaacaaatattagcGAAAACTGAAATAAATGTTTGAAATGTCTCTAATAAAATTGTtgaactaaattaaaaataaatataccatTGTAATTATCTAACTGTAGATTATAAACCAAAACAAGACTTTAAGTATTCTTTGTTATTATCTACATTGTATAATTTCATATTAGcgaaaaaacaatatattagcGAAAACTGAAATAAATGTTTGAAATGTCTCTAATAAAATTGTtgaactaaattaaaaataaatataccatTGTAATTATCTAACTGTAGATTATAAACCAAAACAAGACTTTAAGTATTCTTTGTTATTATCTACATTGTATATACTCGAACTTTGGCTCTTGAATTTAGTTTGAAGCTTAATGTACCTGATCGTCGGCGGATGTGGCTGGACCGGGAGAGCTTGCGTCGTCGGAGCTAGGGCCAGGAGCTTCTGTCGGTGGTGCAGGTGGACTGTCAAGTTCGGGAGCCGGGGCCGGTGCTTGATGCTTCTTGGACTTCTTATGCTTTTTTGGAGCCGGAGCCGGTACATCAGCGGCCGGAGCGGCTACTGGAGCCGGTGGAGTAAGTGCTTCTGGTGCTGGAGCTGGTGGAGAGCTCACCGGAGCGGAAGCCTTGGGTGAAGGAGACGGTGGAGAGCTCTCGGGAACAGGAGTCGGCGGTGGAGACGATACTACAGGAGCCGGAGACTTTGGTGCTTCCACTGGTGAGGAAGCCGGCGTTTTAGCCATGGGAGTGGAGGGAGGAGTAGCGGCCGGAGGGTTAGCAGGGGAAGTAGTTGGAGCAGAAGGAGCGGCGGGAGATCTAGTTGGAGAGGAGGCAGGAGATTGGCCACCGACGCCGGCGACTACAATGCAGAGCAATGCAACCGTTAAGAGGGAGTTACGttccatagtttttttttttggggttttgatttaaaagagagagagagagagagataacaaAATGAATGAGTGGAGATTTTTAACCAATATTGTTGTGTTAGTGAAAGATAATTGTGTGTGTTTAATATATAGACAATGAGAAGAAATCTAGACCGTCGATTAAAAGAATAGGTCACAGACAGATGTAGCCGTTGAGAACAGAACATGATATTCTGTATCAATTAATGTAGGGTTCACTAGCTTTGTTTTATAgcttttcttattattatttttactttatttgttttgataaataatt
This genomic interval from Brassica napus cultivar Da-Ae unplaced genomic scaffold, Da-Ae ScsIHWf_77;HRSCAF=142, whole genome shotgun sequence contains the following:
- the LOC106445489 gene encoding cytochrome P450 81D11, with translation METKALIFTVLFIVLTLRFLIGKLKRHPNLPPSPPWSLPVIGHLRLLKPPIHRTFLSISQSLGDAPIFSLRLGNRLVFVNSSHSIAEECFTKNDVVLANRPNFILAKHVAYDYTTVIAASYGDHWRNLRRIGSLEIFSNHRLNSFLSIRKDEIRRLILRLSRNFSQEYAKVEMKSMLSDLTFNNIIRMVAGKRYYGDGVEEDPEAKRVRQLIADVVALAGAGNAVDYLPFLRWVSDYEKRAMKLASRLDEFLQGLVDEKRDAKEKGNTMVDHLLSLQETQPDYFTDRIIKGNMVALILAGTDTSAVTLEWALSNLLNHPDVLKKARDEIDCKVGLDRLIDESDISNLPYLQNIVSETLRLYPSVPMLLPHVASEDCKVGAYDMPSGTILLTSAWAIHRDPQLWEDPTSFKPERFEKEGESQKLMPFGLGRRACPGSGLAHRLINLTLGSLIQCLEWERIGEEKVDMSEGKGGTMPKAKPLEAMCRARASVGKIFHEGA
- the LOC106407161 gene encoding lysine-rich arabinogalactan protein 18 translates to MERNSLLTVALLCIVVAGVGGQSPASSPTRSPAAPSAPTTSPANPPAATPPSTPMAKTPASSPVEAPKSPAPVVSSPPPTPVPESSPPSPSPKASAPVSSPPAPAPEALTPPAPVAAPAADVPAPAPKKHKKSKKHQAPAPAPELDSPPAPPTEAPGPSSDDASSPGPATSADDQSGAESTRMLRNVAVGAAATACAVLVMVF